The genomic DNA CTTACCATAAACTGCTGCCACATAGAGGGCGAAATACTTGCCTCTGAGCTTCTTCCTAATAGAACCCATGTCACGCAAAACACAAAAATACCGCAAATAAATCGTAGAGCcgatctgttaaaaaaaaaaagattgaagcGAGGGTAATTCGCgagaattttcaattaaaatgaaaactgtgCTAACTcacattttattatttaaatggCGTTTTTAAAGAAGCCGACCTTCGCACTTTGACCCCCCTATAAGAACACAGGGAGGGGAGGGATAAACTAATAAGATTAACCTGATAAATTATAATCCAACGTTATGTAAATTAGCAGATGTTTTAATCGATCACGTACATCAATGAACTACTGTTTCAACATTTCAATGATTTCACACGCGAATTCATTTTTGTAGTTTCAACGGGTTTGAAACGCAAGAAAAATCTTGAACTTGTGATTATTGACAGAATACTATAGTTTCATTCGAAAAAATTGGCGACTTCGTTCGCGTGGCAGTCAACTGAGCGGCtaacaatgaaacaacaaaCCGAATCATCGCGGCAAGATACGATCCGAGTCCTTTTTTGACCAGATTCGTGTATATTAAGGCGTCAAttgaacagaaaagaaactCTACCGAAAACAACGCTAATTATAACGCAACTTCCGAGTCacgtattttcttttttttttttttttttttggacactGATATAAACAAATGCCGCACGCTGGGTGAGCGGCGAAAAATATGACTGATTAACTTCAGTAGATTTCCGGCGAAGAACTTTGACTAAACCTGGAGTGACAAGTGGAAGATGCGAGAATTTCCGGGACAAATCAGTTCCTCagtgaaacaaaatgttttgcttcaaaattaTTAGCGTATTCGTAGGGAAAATTACGATTGCATCACCCCTTGTTCGGCAAGATCCGAAATTTGATAAATATGGTCAATAATTCAATGGACTCTCCATCGTCAACTCAATCAATACACTACTCTCTGAAAGATTTTAAGTTTCTTGAACCTAAGTTTCGAAACTCTGTTACTTATAGAGCAAAGGGCAACGTAACATAGAGGTGATGGAGAACAAAGctcagaaaattaaacaaaaaacgTACATGTAACACCATAGCTTAACCTTAAGCTTGCTAAAGTAGCGAACGAAGACAGCAGGAGGTGAATTCATTGaagtgaaaatatatattatacGTACAATAAGCTAATACTGAACAGTGAGCCAAATAAGAACTCCACAAACATGGAAAAAACATGTCATTTTAGCTCTCCGAAGATAATacgaaactgaaataatttgaGCGCCATGCGACGCTTAAAATTTCAAGCGCCTCTTGCTTACCTTATAGCATTCAGCTCGACTTTTTCGGATTCACTAATAGCTATCTCAGGGATTAAAGATAAATGACTGATCTGAACACAACCCCAGCCAAACTGGAAAAAGGCAGCGATGCTGATGTAATAGGCAAGCTTTAGCGAGTCGTTGGCTTCATCACCAATGAGCCGTGTAAATAAAAGCGGGAAGGTACAACTGACACAGAGTGACCCTACAATATGCCATATCTTTCTCCGTCCATATCGGCACACAGTCTTGTCGTTCAGTATTGCGATGATTGGTGTACAAACTCCGTCAGTAACTTGTCCGAGCAAGACAACGAGTCCTGTATGACCGTTGGACAGTTGAACTACTTTAGTCAGGTAAATGATAAGATAGCTGAACCATGTGTTAGCAGCTAGGTCATTCAGAATGTGCCCAACGCCATAGCAAAATTTCTGACCGACGGCTAGACGAGCTTTTTCTTGCGACTTCTTACAACGAAAAAAATTCGCGAGACGGTTCATCGTTTTGCCGCAAATGTTATGGCTTCAATCTCAAAATTACGACCTATGTACAGGGAAAACTCCTTCGAAAGCGATCCACATACTCCGTGTTGAAATTAGCTACCGTCGTGTAAGTTAATCACCACTTATGTTGCGTCATAGAAGGGTGTGACTTCTGGTAGTGGCGTGATGCGATTTCGATACCACGCTCAACCAAGGTCAAAGTTCCTTAAAGTTTGACTTTACGCCAGttcatcaaaagaaaatattttcgaaaTTAGAAGGATGGCAGATTGTCAGGTCAAAGCTCTTGTGGTAAACGCGCAGAGAACTGGGAAACAATCAATTTCTCTCTTAAAAGTTAGTGACATTATAATAAATTTTCTGACGACAGGCACTCTCTTACGCAAGTTATTCCCTCAGGCAAATTTCAGGAAACTGTTGTCTTTCATCACTCAAGCCACTTACATTTTTTAGCGACCCttttgaaaaaactttataACATAAGTATCCATGAACATTGGGATCACCCGAAATTACTTCGACCTTGCGGATTTTTTATGAGACACCGATGTTCTCCTATAATTCCAACGGTTTTGCAGTCAGGGTTTCTTTTCCGTAGGCAGTCATGCCAAACATCATGATAAAATCAGACCTTGCATAACAGTTTCCACTGAATCGAAAAAAATACTGGATTTTCactgaatggaaaaaaattggaatcaGGAAGGGCAAGGGAGGATTCTAAAAATTTTCGACAGCATGGAATCTGCGCTGTACATATTCGCCGTTTCTTTTATGATAATCGTAAACAGATCAAACCTTCAAGCCTACTCTAGCGCTGGGAACAGTAACAAAGCAACAACGGGTGATATCGAGGAAGACCTCGGACGAATATCTGCACTTTTGTCTAATCAGATCACCCAAGCAAAGGGCCAAGGTTTTCTGATAACTAGcacataaaataaacaaatataagaTTCACTTTCAGAAGCTAGCGTTCAACTGTTAATATCGTTTGTGCAGAAGTCATATAGCAATTAAGTCTTCACGTTAACCgagtaaataaaacaaaatagcaaaattaTTTCGACTGCTACGGAAGGAAGCTGTTCAGTGCAATCTCAGAGTCAATAGGTTCAATAtatttcgtaatttttttccgTGTGTTATGTAATAAATTTTGTACAAAATCATTGTAAATTAACCGGAAGACTTTAAACCATCATTTCAAACTTTTGGTTTTAGCGGATACTTAGAAAAATCCAATATATATGTAAAAGGCTCTCGtaacttttttgaatttttggCGACGACATATGATTGTCGCGAAAATGGCACATTTTCAGAAAATAGTAATTAGTAATATATCATATTCTCATGGAATCAAATATCGAAGACACGCAGCTACAATTTCCAATCATGAACCCGGGTAGAATATTAATCATGTTGCAAAATCTTTTGTgctaagaaaattgaaaattgagcTATACACGTCAGAGATTTTTATCACGACAATCGACATCGATTCTTAAAGTCTATTGAAAGACAGCGAAAGAAAAGTAATAAGTCGCCCTCCTCAAGCACCCTACAGGATATCTAATTAACTTACGCAAATTAAATTCTACGATGCACTCGTATTTAAAATATGAAGTCAGAAAAATCAGTGTTTTTCTGCTCTTTTCACGGATCGGTGACTGAAGATGAGCTCTTGATATTTTGGCTAACCCACGCGATAGGATGTCCTCCCTTCACGCGACTTCAAAGTTTAAGATAAAATTATACTAGTCACGTTTGTTGGTTGTCGATCGTGGAAATATCATTGTAGGTAATTCTGAGAGGTGGATTTAATTGAATGAAGTGGAGTTTTGAAACTAACCCACCTTGAGTCACCCATTCGAACCCGATTGTTTTCGTGCCCAAAaatcatccaatatggcggcTAGCGCAAGCTAGTCATGGGTATCAAATCTTCCTAATCGCGTCGCGTAGGAATTTTCAATGGGAATAAGTTTCGAAACTGACGCAAACCGGAAACCGAAGTTTGAAAAcgaaatataatttaaaatttttcaccagaaacgaatattttttttctgcatggTAGTACACACTTAACTCAAAATGTTTGGCATCAGTAAAGTTACAGAGGAGAGTAGACTAATTGAAAGAACGAGGCCAAATTACACACCGCGGACTGTACCTTTCGCGATTCTTGTGTTTCTTCAACTTGTCGGTTTCCCTGGTTTGGTTTTATATTGTCTACAAACCTTTTCTTGCGGGAAGAACACAAGAACTCCTCATTTCAACTGCGAAAATGGTAGCTTCGTGAACCACAACACTGCAATGATTGTGGAATTGTCGTTTACTTGCTCAGAGGTTCTCAGCCGTGcaatttttatctctttttttctaaaGCTAAAAGGATGGAAGGGCATGTGGAAGATTTTCAAACAGCTATGTAAAGTTTCTCGAATGTGGCTCTTAGCGTTTATCTGTATTCTTTGTGAGGTGCGTCTTGGCTCTATACTCTACTGGGTACCAGACTTATCATCTACAGCTCAAGCTATAATTGCTTTGTACATTCTAGACGCCTTTGCAATAACAATTGTAGCAGGCACGCTATCTTTCATAAAGATCTTGGAGTTGGTTGAAGACAATATCGATATAACAAGCAAATCTCGCCTCATTATTCTGTTCAAGTGTGTAATAGCGAGCTTCTGGGCTCAATATTTTGTATTTCTGATTATCGTTACTTTCCAGTTGGCGTTCGACGTTTCAGAAGTTGATCCAACGTTTGTGCATGAAGATTTTAAGAGAGCTCTAAACCTACTCAGAAAATCTGCACAATTTGTATTCATGAAACAAATAAGTGGCCGTCTTTGGGAAGCATTATTCGCAGACGAAAACCAGGAACGACAGCGATCATTAAGAGAAACGGAACTGGTTGAAACTGGAATGCTATACTTGTATTGAATGATCAGAAGATTGACTTTTTCCAGAgtttcaatgaaaaaataaatagtaaACGAAGATATATTGTCTTCCAGTTTTACGAGGttaaacaaatgattttcataaCGCCGAGAGCCAAGGCAAATCACACTCATTATTCGAAAACAAATCGATTTTAATTTGGTTATTCACTTTCGAAAACTCATAATATTTCCATAGGAGTAATCGACTGGAAAGGTATCAAGATGATAGTTTTATCCGATCGTGAAAATAATCTACTTTGCATAGGAAGAGGAGACAAGATCTCAAGTCAGGAGTGTATTCTTCTCGAGACATCaagaagttaaaaagaaaatgatctaGAAATTATCTctaatttagttatttatttgaGACATGTAATTTCTGTTCAGTATCTTTTTTCGGTCGAAGTCATAAACCGGTTTGTGTGtgttactttgtttgtttgtttgcttgcttTCCATCGTCAGAAAAGTCTAATTAGAAAATATAATTCGATTTAGGTCACCAGAGTCTAATATCAGACATAAGTATCTCAACTCGGAAACTAGTTTTTAAAATCGAACCTCAGTGTCGAAAATCGGACATTACTGTCTAAATTCAGATAGCTGTGTCCACAATCGGACAATGGAGTGGCCACTTTTGGACTAGTGATGTTAAACACTAGTGTCTGATTTTGGACGCCTGTTGCTAAGTTAATTAGATAccagtgtccgattttggacactgaTGTTTCGTTTAAGACACTATTGTCATATTTTTGACCCAggtgtccgattttagacactagtgtccgatcTTGGACACTAGGGTCTGATTTTACACACTGGTGTTAAATTTTAGACAACTCGTAAATATAAGCTAGCCTTCATTCAAGCGGTTAATTAAAACAGAAAGTTACAAACACAAGCTAAAAAATCAAGATGGAGGACAAAAAGAACGAACTTAACGAGTTCAACTTTAAATACTAAAAGAATAAATTACTCAACACTTTTGCATAGAAACATGCTTCACGAGCGATGAAAGATTATAACtacttttttaaacaaaaacaacgtTGAACAgcgaaacagaagaaaataaaactgataatGACGTGGTGTTTGGATCTTACACCCTAGGTGACGATTACTTTGAGACTCAATCAACTGGTGTTTTTTTCCTagtcttttttttctagaaCACATTATGGTCGAATCTTATTCATGGCTGGTGTAAActttataatatatatatatatatatatatatatatatatatatatatatatatatatatatatatatataaagagtAATTTGACTTACGTAAgacagtgctcaatacataggagtagagcgatgtatatatcgtgggaggaaaaagacaaataaactaccgGTTCATCGCTACAggcctgtttcgtggttgcccactcatcaggggatatatatatatatatatatatatatatatatatatatatatatatatatatatatatataaatcgTTTGGAAGATCCAGTAAGTTACACCTGAAACGCAGTTGATGCAAATCataatttttcagaaatttttcagttttttcttaatGTAAAAGGGTCAAGGCTTCCGTAAAGTAGAGGTCTTGCTCCTCTAGAAAGCTGGCACGGACGAACATCACAGAACGCACAACCACATTACGCGCAGATTCAACGCGCGAAATGCTGTTTTTGTCCTCTTCATCAACAGGTACACGATATTCTGGTTTTTCTGGTTCACCGTCCTTACGTTCGTATTTAAGAACGGTTGGGTCGTACGATTTCATACTTCCTGGCCTACAGTAAGCCTTGACTAGGACACACCACAGTTGGCCTTCTGAAAAGACTCTCTGCGAATAAATTTCATGAGATGCGTAAAGGATGCTCGGGGAGACAAAAATTGCAGCTGCCCAGTTCTGGACACCGAACAGCTTTGCGCTGAGTTTAACATGACCTTCTGCTGGCGTAATACCATCTGAACCAGCGGGGAGAAGGCCCCTCTCCAGTACTGAGACCGCATATTACTATATTGGGTACCGTGCCATGCTATTTCCCAACTTCTGCGGATCTGATTCCACTGTGCTCGGGTGCGTGCGTCAAGGACCAAAGTATTACGAATCAATTCCTTTGCGATAACCTTCCCCATGTGCTCAATGACACGCACATTTGATACTATCATCTTCGTTCTGAGCTCTGCGGCCAGAGATGAAATCTGGTCAAATGATGCAGATTGGATCAACTCCATTATCCTGCCCGAGGCGCTTTCGTGTAGGGCTGTATTTCCCCACTTGTTTACGATGTCGGTTCTAGCCCCATATTGCAGCAGAAGTTTGATGACGCGTTCATGGCCGAAGTATGCTGCAGCATGAAGGGGAGTACTGCCGTCTCTTTGCGGTTCATCGACAGAAGCATctttttcaaggagaaatttggaTACTTCGTAAAAGCCAGACTTGCTTGCGGTGTACAGCAAAGTTCTCCCGTACTCGTCCTTATCTTCCACAAGATACTGTTTGCCACTGATCACACGTGAAAGCTCCTCTTCATGGCCACATGCAGCGAGGAAAAAGTGGTCCCGTCTTCTTACGACGTACTCGTCCGTGCCGTGAACTCGCTTGTACCTTTCGCCTGATGAGGTGATTATATGATATCCTAAAGATACCAAGGCACGCTGCTGAGGAACTGACTGCGTTATGGATCGTTTAAAAGCTGCTTTAACTTCTCCAAAGGGAGCTTGGGATGAATGGAGTCCCAGCAATCTCCATGGATTGAATGGTTCAGAGATAGAAATCTGTTACCAAGAGCTCCAATAAGACACTATAAGTCTTCTTTTTCTGTTAGAGTTAAGATAATCTTCCGGGTCTCTTCTGCTTGATTCATACTTGACACCAAAACCTGCACTACGCTTTCTGCCTAACGCTCTATGTCGGCCTGGTGTTGAGCTTGGCGATCGTGGAGGCAATCTGAATATATCACTCATCTAAAGGAGAAGTTAtcgtacaaaaaaataaatgaattaataaatcTGAAATACCGTAGTTTCTCGGTTGTAAGGCGCACTCggttataagacgcaccccAAACTTAGCAACTTAGTAAAGCCAAGTTCCCAAACTGAAAATCACGTGAAAATATTCGGTTATATGACGCACCAAAAGGTTGAGAGTTAACAAAAGGATGTGATGGAACTGAGAACAATTATCTCTAGACAACGGGCATGCGAACTCTTTGTTATCataaataaaagtgaaaaagtcacaCATTTGATGATCTACGTAAAAACCAAGACTAAATTAAATTCCACACCTGTTATGAGAAACACAAAACGCGTATTCGTTTATTTCAGTCTTTCTGCTTAGGAAACATGCTCCtctttacaaaattaaacaataaataTTCAAAGATCCGATTTCATTATAATAACATCAACTGACTGATTTAAAACTCAGTTGCAAAATTAACTGATACGTTCTCATCGTAAACTTCAACTTTGCGTTCGGCGCAAATATGCCAAGCACTCGCCATCGCTCGTATGACCTCAAATTCAAGGTGAAAATCGTTGCCGAAGCCGAGGCAGTCAAAAACAATCGTGAAATTGCCCATGAATACAGGATTTCAGAATCCATGGTGAGAAAATGATACAACCAGCAACATGTCCTGTTTTCTGGTGAGCTGCGGATGACAGCAAAGTGTGCATTCATGGAACGCTACCAACCGAAGAACCTGAGTTGGATATCATGTTACCGAGCACATGCTGTTAAGCACGTATGcaaatttccatttgtttgcttttctatAGAAGTTGATTAGTGCTCTAAAAGCAATATTCCTTTTTAATTCCTAGGACTAAAGGATTGAATTCGACGCAATCTTCGCTACACCTCAGACCAAAAAGttctactttttctcttttttctctcaaCAGTTATTGTCCTTTTCTTGACTTAATAACTGTAATTATAAGTTCTGCTAAAATTGTGATCTTGAGATTTTGTTGTGCAAAAATACTtggctataagacgcaccccaaTTTCTGCACTAACTTTCCTAGAACTTTGTAAACGGGGTTTATTGCAATATCATGCAAATATCAAGTGACTGTGAAGTGGGCTTTATAAAGGCATGCAAACATCGCAAAATTCCTTGTGAAAGTGAAGAAACGTTTGGCTCGCAGCCAGTCAAAAGTAAATTAATATTCAGTGTCCACTAGAATTTCTTACATACATAGGATGCtgttttgtattattttgtcGGCTTCCtgtgaaaaactttttttttctctgcagttTTGGAAGGAGACTTCATCCTGTTCactcttttacttttttattctgATGTGCTAGGAAATGCACAAAGTTTTTCCTTGAAGCGCACGTGccgagctattgttctgcccatTAGATCTTAGTCGTTTTTCCACTTCCTTGTTGCCGTCGCTGCCGTGGTTGCTTAAGATCGTAAGCTACGATGGATATCTCATCGAAAAATTTTCTGACATGACATGATTATTACCTGGCTATCTAGTTTTGGACTGGTTTCGGACGTTATCGTCCAACTTCGGATGCTATCGTCCACTTTGAACGAAACTGACCAATGTCAGATGCCTCCCTCTTCAGACGCTTCTGCCCTATTTCAGATGCTTCCTTGCGATTTCGGACGCTATCCTACATTTTCGCACTATTTCGTCCAATTTCGAACACTGTCGGCTTATTTTGGACGCTAACGTCCGAATTCGGACGCTTTCGTctgattttaaaagcttttactCTATTCCGGAGGCTATCGTTTGATTCCGAACGCTTCCTTACGATTTCGGAAAGTTCCGTCTGTTCTCGTAGTTTATCGGTTTGACACTAGTCACCAATCCCTCTCGTgttccaatatggcggacgaaaTGTAAGGCGAACTACTAGCGTACTTTAACAGCGCCTTTTTTCTTCAACGGTGGAATATGGAGAACAAACAGTAAGAAGACAGGGAAAGCTATTATGTAATTTTACAGCATAAACGGGTGAAAAATATCGCTCACCTCGACGCGCTTTTATGTCagacaaaaatttatctcaaagTTAAGCGAGATGTTTTTGATGTCGTTCAATTGGatttattaaaagaattaacGTGTAATAAACGTAAGGCATGAACAAGATATTTACTTTGGAATATATGCTTGTAGTGCTTCTAAGTACAACCAATTGTCTCtttttatgttaaaatttttaggACATCATTGTCTCCTACACGTCAGTCGCAAGATGAGGTGTTTTTCACTCAAGAAAACTACAAGAAATACTCTTGTCGCCCATCGTTCGTGGAGTATCTAGAGAAGCATCTAAAATCAGGAAAAGAACAAGGAAGAAAGATCCAAAATAATCACGATGACACGAAAGCAGATGTCTCGATCTCAAGGGTTCAGGAAGATTCTGCAACCACTGAGAAAGGAACCAGAAGCAAAGGTGCTCAGAAAGTTGGAGCTAACAGTGCCCCGGCTTTTTTGGGTCCATCAGTGGAATTCCCTGTTTTGTCAAAAGTCAGCATTGAAAGTCAGAAGATGTTTGTGGAGATTCTGGAGATGTTAAGATCTGGTCAGCTGGCTAAAGTTGATTTGCAAGAAATGAAAGCAGTTCAGGTTTGTAAACATGTGACTTGTTATTattgtgtacttttttttttgtttggtgaGCTGACTTTGAAGAAAACAATGTATCTTTGAAATAGCAAAAACTGAGACAAAGCAGTCACAGTGGAGTAAATTTTACCAAACACAACCAACTTTATACTGTTTGTCCCTTTAAACTCTAAGgatgacaagcatctaatttcttcttacaacaatacatcttaattattatttgagatcatgaggataaagaaaatgatcaccaaccttaGGAACTTCAACTGCaatgcaaattctccttgtcagcaccttaggaaatgtatatagtacagtatggagaattttcATACTGAAATTAGGGTGTGAGGGGCTTAGCTACAATGAGTGGCAAAAGTCATGGCACCCTTATTTGCTTTCTTACATCATTGTATCTGAGTTCACCATCCCTTCCCCACTCCCTCCCCCTGCCCTGCTGATGTAATATTGAGTTTTTTCTATTAACCATTGTAACTGGAGTGCAATTTTGAATGTAATAGAATGTAATAATGTAATAATGAAAGTtctgaaattataaaaatttgtcAAGGACCATCACTCTGCTTCACACCCTAAGTGCTTTCGCCCTTCATTGTGACTTTCAGATAGCTACCTCCTTAACAAGAGGAGCATTGTATTCAAAGCATCTCAATCTTTATCCAAAGTGACATTCATTTATAAACAATATTACTTATGTAaactgtggagaaaaaaaaactttctcacTGTTCCTCAATGGACTTTTCATGCTAGGATATTAAGAATACAGTGTTGCTAGAACAAGATGAATATCAACAGTTTGTGCATAGCCATGCAAAAGCCAACCATCACTTGTACAACTTTATCCACCCTGATGTGTGGGATGACTTCAAGGTAAGAAGCTGTGATAACAGGAGaaatttaaacctttaactcccatgtgtgaccaagacagaatttctccttacaatatcaattcagtatcaagcagaaaagtgataagaataaatcaaaatatcaatgaggggaCTATTAATTgtttcaataccaaattctctgaactaacataataagaattgtatggttgacagtagggagaattattaatgagatcttaagAGCAAGAGGGTTAATTAAATAACCATGGCAAAAAACTCAGCAGAATTTGTAAAATTATGATACAGATTTGTTCTCACGCAcctgaaaaattgcaaaataccagtaagttgataatgtaaattggcaactGTAAGGAAATTCTCAAGCTGGCATTTTCAGGCATTACCCCTTCATAATTTGCTCATGAAGGACTAATGCtcaaaatatcagttttagaaactctatatggtggccaatttacgttatcaaaatCAGTTGAtggaaccaatcaaaattacCTTGCAATAACACCTGCCCtagtttctgtagaaacttaccccctttaatctTCACCTTTGTTTCAGTATCACAcaatttgttacaaaaaaaaaagagaaatttgaggTCACAAATTTTCCTAGTGAATAGTTCTTAATAGTATATAATTCCATGGGCAATAACCCCCTGCTGTTTGTATGGTACTTCAGGTAGATATTGATGGAAGATTGACAGAAAGGATCAACAAGTGCCAGGTAAGTTACCTCaatttttgatgttttgaaGATCTTACTAc from Pocillopora verrucosa isolate sample1 chromosome 10, ASM3666991v2, whole genome shotgun sequence includes the following:
- the LOC131799223 gene encoding uncharacterized protein — its product is MFGISKVTEESRLIERTRPNYTPRTVPFAILVFLQLVGFPGLVLYCLQTFSCGKNTRTPHFNCENGSFVNHNTAMIVELSFTCSEVLSRAIFISFFLKLKGWKGMWKIFKQLCKVSRMWLLAFICILCEVRLGSILYWVPDLSSTAQAIIALYILDAFAITIVAGTLSFIKILELVEDNIDITSKSRLIILFKCVIASFWAQYFVFLIIVTFQLAFDVSEVDPTFVHEDFKRALNLLRKSAQFVFMKQISGRLWEALFADENQERQRSLRETELVETGMLYLY